The Candidatus Kaelpia imicola genome contains a region encoding:
- the hrcA gene encoding heat-inducible transcriptional repressor HrcA — translation MVRINKEERMDKILTGIVKTYIETAMPVASKALVYKYRLKVSSATVRNIMVELEELGYLKNLHTSSGRVPTDKGYRYYVNMVMDEEQLNPSEKKKILMHIINTQWDEVERLFTHALQVVTKYTNQVSVLLYHRIRNVYVEKIDLVYINEFKVLFIIIADNGDVLHLFIENENIPSIDELRGFLKFVNRELQGQSLFEIKSYIKRKLISLDDSFYRLFSSLFNLLIKSLENMDEKTFMYFGANRIIQYPEFRNIEVLEKVMKLFEEESELTKIMEGDIEGSDINIHIGGESTSMDIESCCILTSKYKVKNRVLGTIGILGPTRIPYARSISVVKYVSDVLTQALESAIF, via the coding sequence ATGGTAAGAATCAATAAAGAAGAGAGAATGGATAAGATACTTACAGGTATAGTCAAAACCTACATAGAGACTGCCATGCCTGTTGCATCCAAAGCCCTTGTCTATAAATACAGGCTTAAGGTCTCATCTGCTACTGTCAGGAATATCATGGTTGAATTGGAAGAGTTGGGATATCTCAAAAATCTCCATACCTCTTCAGGCAGAGTTCCTACAGATAAAGGATATAGATATTATGTAAATATGGTAATGGATGAGGAGCAGCTCAACCCCTCTGAGAAGAAGAAGATCTTAATGCATATTATTAATACTCAATGGGATGAGGTTGAGAGATTATTTACACATGCCCTTCAAGTGGTTACAAAGTATACAAACCAGGTCTCTGTTTTGTTATACCATCGTATTCGCAATGTCTATGTGGAAAAGATAGATTTGGTATATATTAACGAGTTTAAAGTTCTGTTTATAATAATAGCTGATAACGGAGATGTATTGCACCTCTTCATAGAAAATGAAAATATCCCCTCCATAGATGAACTCAGGGGCTTTCTTAAGTTTGTGAATAGAGAGCTGCAGGGTCAATCTCTTTTTGAGATAAAGAGTTATATAAAGAGAAAATTGATCTCCTTAGACGATTCTTTTTATCGTTTATTTTCTTCGTTATTCAATCTTTTGATTAAATCACTGGAGAATATGGATGAGAAAACATTTATGTACTTTGGAGCTAATAGGATAATCCAATATCCGGAATTTAGAAATATAGAGGTTTTAGAGAAAGTTATGAAGTTATTTGAAGAAGAGTCGGAATTGACTAAAATTATGGAAGGTGATATTGAAGGTTCGGATATTAATATTCATATAGGTGGAGAGAGTACTTCTATGGATATAGAGAGTTGCTGTATCTTGACTTCAAAGTATAAAGTTAAAAATAGAGTTTTAGGAACAATAGGTATACTTGGTCCTACCAGGATTCCTTATGCCAGGTCTATTTCAGTTGTGAAATATGTATCTGATGTTTTAACACAGGCGCTGGAGAGTGCTATATTTTAA
- a CDS encoding nucleotide exchange factor GrpE produces MKKRKDREPEAKEPGLEKVSEDAALAKVKGELSETKDNWLRAVAELDNARKKWAKERQDLFSYAQVDLIRGIIPVLDHFEHAMQLLPDVRDEFEQGVEMIYKEISGALERYGLVRIDNLEDKDFDPFEQEAVSHEESEEVIENGIIEVLRPGYKFKNILIRPAMVKVSKGKVEQEKTGGKENG; encoded by the coding sequence ATGAAGAAGAGAAAAGACAGAGAGCCTGAAGCTAAAGAACCTGGACTAGAGAAGGTCTCAGAAGACGCAGCTTTAGCTAAAGTAAAAGGAGAGCTAAGTGAGACTAAAGATAATTGGTTAAGAGCGGTTGCAGAACTGGATAATGCCAGAAAGAAGTGGGCAAAAGAGAGACAGGATCTATTCTCCTATGCTCAAGTGGATTTAATCAGAGGCATTATACCTGTCTTAGACCATTTTGAGCATGCTATGCAGTTATTACCAGATGTAAGAGATGAGTTTGAACAGGGTGTTGAAATGATATATAAAGAGATTAGTGGTGCTCTCGAGAGATACGGTTTGGTAAGAATTGATAATCTTGAAGACAAAGATTTTGATCCTTTTGAACAGGAAGCCGTATCTCATGAAGAGAGCGAGGAAGTAATTGAGAATGGAATAATAGAAGTATTAAGACCGGGCTATAAATTCAAAAATATTTTGATAAGACCGGCTATGGTAAAAGTATCTAAGGGTAAAGTTGAACAGGAGAAAACAGGAGGTAAAGAAAATGGCTAA
- the dnaK gene encoding molecular chaperone DnaK, with product MAKAIGIDLGTTNSVIAVYDAGEPQVITNKEGTRTTPSVVAFTKTGEILAGGPAKRQAVTNAENTVFSIKRFMGRRYNEVNEEMKMVPYKVIEESNNDARIKINDKVYSPPEISAITLRKLKQDAEEYLGEKITQAVITVPAHFNDSQRQATKDAGSIAGLEVLRIINEPTAAALAYGLDKKQGGKIVIYDFGGGTFDISILEIGDGVFEVKSTSGDTHLGGDNIDQKIIDWIADEFKREQGIDLREDRMALQRLKEAAEKAKCELSFSLQTEINLPFVTADSSGPKHLTMNLTRAKLEALCEDLLNRTIGPCKQALSDAKLSPEDIDEVILVGGQTRMPKVQEMVKEIFSKEPHKGINPDEVVALGAAIQAGVLVGDVKDILLLDVTPLSLGIETLGGVMTTLIPRNTTIPTKKSETFTTAADSQTNVEVHVLQGERSTARDNRSLGKFILEGIPAAPRGVPQIEVSFDIDANGILHVTAKDKGTGKERKIRIESSSGLEKNEVEDLVKDAEAHAEEDKKKKELIEIKNELDGLIYSTEKSLKEYGDKISEEERKVLQESLNTAKQKVSSENAAEIKEAKESLLKSSHKLAEEIYKKTTQDAAQSQASSEDVSEPKPETGEDKPKGDGDDVIDAEYKEEQ from the coding sequence ATGGCTAAAGCTATAGGAATTGATTTAGGTACAACAAATTCAGTAATTGCGGTTTATGATGCGGGAGAACCGCAGGTTATTACCAACAAAGAGGGTACGCGTACTACCCCCTCGGTTGTTGCGTTTACCAAGACTGGTGAGATTCTTGCCGGGGGGCCGGCAAAGAGACAGGCGGTAACGAATGCTGAAAACACAGTCTTCTCTATTAAAAGGTTTATGGGCAGAAGATACAACGAAGTGAATGAAGAGATGAAGATGGTTCCTTATAAAGTTATAGAGGAGTCTAATAATGATGCCAGGATAAAGATCAACGATAAGGTTTACTCTCCGCCTGAGATATCGGCTATAACTTTAAGAAAGTTAAAACAGGATGCGGAAGAGTATTTAGGGGAGAAGATTACCCAGGCTGTAATAACAGTACCTGCTCATTTTAACGATTCTCAGCGTCAGGCTACAAAAGATGCCGGTTCTATTGCCGGCCTTGAGGTCTTAAGAATTATAAACGAGCCTACAGCTGCGGCTCTGGCGTACGGATTAGACAAGAAGCAGGGTGGTAAGATTGTTATATATGATTTTGGCGGCGGTACTTTTGATATCTCTATTTTGGAGATTGGAGATGGAGTCTTTGAGGTCAAGTCTACCTCAGGCGATACGCATCTGGGAGGAGATAATATTGACCAGAAGATTATTGACTGGATTGCAGATGAGTTTAAAAGAGAGCAGGGGATAGACTTAAGAGAGGATAGGATGGCTCTTCAAAGACTTAAGGAGGCTGCAGAGAAGGCTAAATGCGAGTTATCTTTTAGTCTTCAGACAGAGATTAACCTTCCCTTTGTTACAGCTGACAGTTCTGGGCCTAAGCATCTTACTATGAATTTAACGAGAGCAAAATTAGAAGCTCTTTGTGAAGACCTTTTAAATAGAACTATAGGTCCCTGCAAGCAGGCGCTCTCTGATGCAAAGCTGAGTCCGGAAGATATAGATGAGGTTATACTTGTAGGCGGTCAGACAAGGATGCCTAAAGTGCAGGAGATGGTTAAAGAGATATTCTCTAAAGAACCTCATAAGGGTATAAACCCTGATGAGGTTGTTGCTTTAGGGGCTGCTATTCAGGCAGGCGTTCTGGTGGGAGATGTAAAGGACATATTACTCTTGGATGTTACGCCTCTCTCTTTAGGGATTGAGACTTTAGGCGGAGTCATGACTACTCTTATTCCCAGAAACACTACTATACCAACAAAGAAGAGTGAGACTTTTACAACAGCGGCAGATAGTCAGACAAATGTTGAGGTACATGTACTCCAAGGCGAGAGGTCTACGGCGCGTGACAATAGAAGTTTAGGTAAGTTTATTTTGGAAGGTATTCCGGCAGCTCCGCGCGGTGTTCCGCAGATTGAGGTTTCATTTGATATTGATGCTAACGGTATTCTCCATGTTACAGCAAAGGATAAAGGGACAGGCAAAGAGCGGAAGATAAGGATTGAGTCCTCTTCGGGGTTAGAGAAGAATGAGGTTGAAGATTTGGTTAAAGATGCGGAAGCTCATGCTGAGGAAGATAAGAAAAAGAAAGAGTTGATAGAGATAAAAAATGAACTTGATGGTTTGATCTATTCAACAGAGAAATCGCTCAAGGAGTATGGAGATAAGATATCTGAAGAGGAGAGAAAGGTACTTCAGGAATCTTTAAACACGGCTAAACAGAAGGTTAGCTCTGAAAATGCAGCTGAGATTAAGGAAGCAAAGGAGAGCCTGTTAAAATCATCTCATAAATTGGCTGAGGAGATTTATAAGAAGACAACTCAGGATGCAGCCCAGAGTCAGGCTTCTTCTGAAGACGTCTCAGAACCTAAGCCTGAAACTGGAGAGGATAAGCCTAAAGGCGATGGTGATGATGTTATAGATGCGGAGTATAAAGAAGAGCAATAA
- the dnaJ gene encoding molecular chaperone DnaJ produces MKRDYYEILGLTKGASKDEIKKTYRKLAMEHHPDRVSADKKGEAERRFKEISEAYAVLSDDEKKAQYDAYGHAGINSHYTQEDLFRNADFSSIFSDLDFGGSIFENLFGGFGFSQQSNYPGGAKRGRDLEFKMSLTFQEAVKGAERELGFPSYAKCSKCSGSGSASGNLEDCRYCGGAGRVSQQRGFFAVTTICPSCKGEGRIIKDPCPDCRGIGKINETKKLEVKIPPGVDNGSILRLSGKGEIGDKGGPPGDLYLHISVKPHEIFKREGRDIGIELPITPSEAALGAEIKVPTIDGVVKMKIPAGTQSERIFRLRGKGVADPKIGARGDELVKVLIDTPTGLNRSQRKLLDSFNKEIPGDHYPQKKRFHKLVRKHFG; encoded by the coding sequence ATGAAAAGAGATTATTACGAGATATTGGGTCTTACCAAGGGTGCTTCAAAGGATGAGATTAAAAAGACTTATAGGAAGCTCGCTATGGAACACCATCCTGATAGGGTATCTGCTGATAAAAAAGGAGAGGCTGAGAGGAGATTCAAGGAGATCTCAGAGGCATATGCCGTTCTCTCCGACGATGAGAAGAAAGCTCAGTACGATGCTTATGGTCATGCCGGAATAAACTCTCATTATACACAGGAGGATCTCTTTAGAAATGCAGATTTCTCCAGCATATTCTCAGACCTTGATTTTGGGGGTTCTATATTCGAGAATCTTTTTGGAGGTTTTGGTTTCTCTCAACAGAGCAATTATCCCGGAGGGGCTAAGAGGGGAAGAGATCTGGAGTTCAAGATGTCTTTAACTTTTCAGGAGGCTGTTAAAGGTGCGGAGAGAGAGCTTGGTTTCCCGTCCTATGCAAAATGTTCTAAATGTTCAGGAAGCGGTTCTGCTTCAGGTAATTTAGAAGATTGTCGTTACTGCGGCGGGGCTGGACGGGTATCTCAACAGAGAGGTTTTTTTGCAGTTACCACTATATGCCCTTCTTGTAAGGGTGAGGGCAGGATCATAAAAGACCCTTGTCCTGATTGCCGCGGCATAGGAAAGATAAATGAGACAAAAAAACTGGAAGTAAAGATACCCCCTGGAGTTGATAATGGCAGTATTTTGCGCCTCTCAGGAAAGGGAGAGATTGGAGATAAGGGAGGCCCTCCTGGGGACCTCTATTTACATATCTCAGTTAAACCCCATGAAATATTTAAAAGAGAGGGCAGGGATATTGGAATAGAACTTCCTATTACTCCTTCAGAGGCTGCTTTGGGTGCAGAGATTAAGGTACCTACTATTGATGGTGTGGTTAAGATGAAGATTCCAGCCGGAACTCAGAGTGAGAGGATCTTTAGGCTTAGAGGTAAAGGGGTGGCAGATCCTAAAATCGGAGCTAGAGGAGATGAGCTTGTTAAAGTACTAATAGATACCCCGACAGGATTAAACAGAAGTCAGAGAAAGCTTCTCGATAGTTTTAACAAAGAGATTCCCGGCGACCATTATCCTCAAAAGAAAAGGTTTCATAAATTGGTAAGAAAACATTTTGGTTAA
- a CDS encoding DUF1015 domain-containing protein: protein MAKIKPFKGLIYNSDKVEPANVVTPPYDVITPQGRDDYYESSPYNVIRLILNKSSQTYKEAKSVLNRWIEEEVLIFDSNDSIYLYRQKYNYCGNSYSRYGFISLLKLESPGSDILPHEKTYEGPKKDRFSLLEEVETNLSPIFATFSDKDRELLKIFKNIEREDPLFNFDFEDVDHTLWGVFEKEPLDKIISLMSSKSILIADGHHRYEVALNYRNMKRLKSQSSGEESYDYLMSYFAPIEQDGLIILPTHRLVKLGLSEDDFKAKLSDYFEIEDFMDLESILKSLAELQSLGFGVSTQSGFSLLKIRPGTEERFQKENNQLFKFDVTVLHNFILGEVFDYKGNIIYKKDEEEAVRELKENKADTIFFLKSIPVEHIIDVAEKKLLMPQKSTYFYPKILTGLLFHKF, encoded by the coding sequence ATGGCAAAGATAAAACCTTTTAAGGGTCTTATATATAATAGCGATAAGGTAGAGCCTGCTAATGTTGTTACTCCTCCTTATGATGTGATAACTCCTCAGGGGCGAGATGATTATTACGAATCATCACCTTACAATGTTATTCGCCTGATATTGAATAAATCATCTCAGACTTACAAGGAAGCCAAGTCAGTATTGAATAGATGGATAGAGGAGGAGGTTTTAATCTTTGACAGTAATGATTCAATCTATCTCTATCGCCAGAAATATAATTATTGCGGGAATAGTTACTCCCGTTATGGATTTATCTCTTTACTCAAGTTAGAGTCTCCAGGATCTGACATTCTTCCCCACGAGAAAACTTATGAAGGTCCAAAAAAAGATAGGTTTAGTCTCCTGGAAGAGGTTGAGACGAATCTCTCACCTATATTTGCTACTTTTTCAGATAAAGATAGAGAGTTGCTGAAAATATTTAAAAATATAGAGAGAGAAGATCCGCTATTTAATTTCGATTTTGAAGATGTGGATCACACTCTTTGGGGGGTATTCGAAAAAGAGCCTCTTGATAAGATAATCTCTCTGATGAGTTCAAAATCGATATTAATAGCAGATGGCCATCACAGATATGAGGTTGCTTTAAATTATAGGAATATGAAACGATTGAAATCTCAATCTTCAGGCGAAGAGAGCTATGATTACCTTATGAGCTATTTTGCCCCGATAGAGCAGGATGGCCTCATTATTTTACCTACTCACAGGCTGGTAAAATTGGGTCTTTCAGAAGATGATTTTAAAGCTAAGTTGTCGGATTACTTTGAGATCGAAGATTTTATGGATTTAGAAAGCATACTTAAATCTTTAGCAGAATTACAGAGTCTTGGGTTCGGAGTCTCTACTCAATCCGGGTTTTCTCTGTTAAAAATAAGACCTGGTACTGAAGAGAGGTTTCAGAAAGAGAATAACCAGCTCTTTAAATTTGATGTAACTGTACTCCATAATTTTATTTTGGGTGAGGTCTTTGATTATAAAGGAAATATAATATACAAGAAAGATGAAGAAGAAGCCGTAAGAGAGCTTAAGGAGAATAAAGCTGATACTATATTCTTTCTTAAATCTATTCCTGTAGAGCATATTATAGATGTAGCCGAGAAGAAGCTTCTGATGCCTCAGAAGTCAACCTACTTTTACCCTAAGATATTAACGGGTTTGCTCTTCCACAAGTTTTAA
- the accD gene encoding acetyl-CoA carboxylase, carboxyltransferase subunit beta yields MSFWSKPKYTLVRITRKKDIPAGLWSKCPSCGGILFKKKIEENLKVCTHCDYHFTLKADERISLIADKRSFKEIDRAIFSTDILNFQGPKSYGEKLKKEREKTGLYDAAVTGRAKIDGIDIMLGVTDSRFMMGSMGCVLGEKITRLTEEALDSKIPVVIISGSGGGARMQEGMFSLMQMAKTSAALSRLKESNIPYISVLTNPTMAGVLASFATLGDILIAEPKALIGFTGPRVIEQTIRQKLPAGFQTSEFLLEHGLIDSIVHRKDLKYTLSTILDYFIRS; encoded by the coding sequence ATGTCATTCTGGAGTAAGCCTAAATATACCTTGGTAAGAATAACCAGAAAGAAAGATATTCCGGCAGGGTTGTGGAGTAAGTGTCCTTCTTGCGGGGGGATTCTGTTTAAAAAAAAGATAGAAGAAAATTTAAAAGTTTGTACTCATTGCGATTACCATTTTACGCTCAAAGCCGATGAGAGAATAAGCCTTATAGCAGACAAGAGAAGTTTTAAAGAGATAGATAGGGCTATCTTTTCAACCGATATTTTAAATTTTCAGGGTCCCAAATCTTACGGGGAGAAATTAAAAAAAGAGAGAGAGAAGACTGGATTATACGATGCTGCTGTTACAGGCAGGGCTAAAATTGATGGAATAGATATCATGTTAGGAGTTACCGATTCTCGTTTTATGATGGGCTCCATGGGTTGTGTCTTAGGAGAGAAGATTACTCGTCTTACTGAGGAGGCTCTGGATTCTAAAATTCCGGTTGTCATTATATCAGGTTCCGGCGGAGGAGCCAGAATGCAGGAAGGTATGTTCTCCCTGATGCAGATGGCTAAGACTTCAGCAGCTCTATCGAGATTAAAAGAGTCGAATATTCCCTACATCTCTGTTTTGACTAACCCTACCATGGCTGGTGTTCTTGCCAGCTTTGCTACCCTGGGAGATATTTTGATTGCCGAGCCTAAAGCTTTGATAGGCTTTACAGGTCCAAGGGTCATTGAGCAGACTATCAGACAGAAGCTGCCTGCCGGTTTTCAGACTTCAGAGTTTCTTCTTGAACATGGTTTAATAGATTCAATAGTTCACAGAAAAGATCTGAAATATACCTTGAGCACTATTCTGGATTATTTTATTCGTTCTTAG
- the thpR gene encoding RNA 2',3'-cyclic phosphodiesterase, with the protein MPTLRTFIAIEIDDETRNRISKIQNSFKKSGAEIRFVAPNNIHITLIFIGNIEITKVNEMKKVLQNPISDIRIFKILPKDIGCFPNAKNPRILWIGIKDGVERLIELNKKIKLLLKNCKITTDNREYHPHMTIGRIRPSKDISTLETTLLNFPEQRFQQIDVDRISLIKSNLTSDGPRYETIARWVLSKNE; encoded by the coding sequence ATGCCGACTTTAAGAACTTTCATAGCCATTGAGATAGACGACGAAACTCGAAATAGAATATCTAAGATTCAGAACAGCTTTAAAAAATCCGGAGCAGAGATTAGATTTGTAGCACCGAATAATATCCACATAACACTAATCTTTATAGGTAATATCGAGATAACCAAAGTTAACGAGATGAAAAAAGTACTTCAAAATCCTATCTCGGATATCAGAATTTTTAAGATATTGCCTAAGGATATAGGCTGCTTTCCAAATGCAAAAAATCCCAGAATACTCTGGATAGGCATAAAAGACGGAGTAGAGAGACTGATAGAACTGAACAAAAAAATAAAATTACTGCTTAAGAACTGCAAAATTACAACGGATAACAGAGAGTATCACCCTCATATGACTATCGGACGAATAAGACCATCCAAGGATATAAGTACCTTAGAAACGACACTGTTGAATTTTCCCGAACAAAGGTTTCAGCAGATAGACGTAGACAGAATCTCTCTTATCAAAAGCAATCTTACGTCAGATGGGCCTCGGTATGAAACGATAGCAAGATGGGTACTATCTAAGAACGAATAA
- a CDS encoding CinA family protein — MSNTARISYKISSLLKKHNLTISSAESCTGGLLASSLTDIAGSSSYFKTGFIAYNRESKLKYLKIDKDTINNYGTISKECAKEMANNIRSLTDSEIGISTTGILGPQTIENKLKGEIYIAISLSSKSIVKKLRLKGNRAKIKKEAVTQALKMLYQQLCRL; from the coding sequence ATGAGCAATACAGCCAGAATAAGTTATAAAATATCTTCTCTGCTTAAAAAACATAACCTCACCATATCATCTGCCGAATCATGTACAGGCGGCCTCCTAGCAAGCAGTCTCACCGACATAGCCGGCAGTTCTTCTTATTTTAAAACAGGGTTCATTGCTTACAACAGAGAGTCGAAGTTGAAATACCTAAAGATAGATAAAGATACAATCAATAACTATGGAACTATAAGCAAGGAATGCGCTAAAGAGATGGCAAACAATATAAGGTCCTTAACGGATAGCGAGATAGGCATATCTACAACTGGAATACTGGGGCCTCAAACCATAGAGAATAAGCTTAAGGGAGAGATATATATAGCGATATCACTATCGAGTAAATCTATTGTTAAAAAATTGAGATTGAAGGGTAATAGGGCTAAAATTAAAAAAGAAGCTGTAACTCAAGCCCTGAAAATGTTATACCAACAGCTATGCCGACTTTAA
- a CDS encoding 3-isopropylmalate dehydratase small subunit produces the protein MKIEGRVWRFGNDIDTDLIIPARYLVTTDAEELGLHCLEGLKRGFPSEVKSGDIIVGGKNFGSGSSREHAPLAIKGSGVAAVIASSFARIFYRNSINIGLPIIEIDSVSRFKDRDLIEIDFLGGSIDNLTTGEELSFQSYPQFLQRIIQAGGLMRWAKKL, from the coding sequence ATGAAGATAGAAGGCAGAGTTTGGAGATTTGGTAACGATATCGATACGGATTTAATAATTCCTGCGAGATATCTTGTTACAACGGACGCAGAAGAGCTGGGGTTACACTGCCTTGAGGGTCTTAAGAGAGGTTTTCCCTCTGAGGTCAAAAGCGGAGATATTATAGTGGGGGGCAAGAACTTTGGTTCCGGGTCATCCCGCGAACACGCACCTCTGGCTATTAAAGGTTCAGGTGTGGCTGCTGTGATTGCCTCTTCTTTTGCCAGAATATTTTACAGGAACTCGATAAATATAGGGTTGCCTATAATAGAGATTGACTCTGTGAGCAGGTTTAAAGATAGAGATTTGATAGAGATAGATTTTTTAGGCGGCAGTATAGATAATTTAACTACAGGAGAGGAGCTCTCTTTTCAGAGCTATCCTCAGTTTTTACAGAGAATCATTCAAGCAGGAGGTTTGATGAGATGGGCAAAGAAGCTTTAA
- a CDS encoding 3-isopropylmalate dehydrogenase, whose amino-acid sequence MGKEALKLYNIAVIAGDGTGPEVIREGLKVLEAAGSKYDIKFNFNEYDFGGDRYLKTKEILPDSAIEELKSYDAIYLGAIGHPDVAPGILEKGILLKVRFALDQYINLRPVKLYPGVWTPIKGKGPEEIDFVVVRENTEGLYTGCGGFLRKGTDKEVAIQESVNTRFGVERCLRYAFEYTMKRNKGKKLTLCGKTNVLTYAFDLWERAFNEVAKEYSEIAADYAHVDAICMWMVKNPEWFDVIVTDNMFGDIITDLGAMIQGGMGIAAGGNINPEGVSMFEPIGGSAPKYTGQNVINPLAAISAGAMMLDVIGEEDAALKIEEAVMDITANKLKSLSAGKMGYSTAEVGDMVVECFLNGKIN is encoded by the coding sequence ATGGGCAAAGAAGCTTTAAAATTATACAATATTGCTGTTATAGCCGGCGATGGAACGGGGCCCGAGGTTATAAGAGAGGGGCTGAAGGTTCTGGAGGCGGCAGGTTCAAAGTATGATATCAAATTCAACTTTAATGAGTATGATTTTGGGGGAGATAGGTACTTAAAGACTAAAGAGATACTCCCGGACTCTGCAATTGAAGAGCTAAAAAGCTATGATGCAATCTATCTAGGTGCGATTGGTCATCCTGATGTTGCTCCTGGGATTCTTGAGAAAGGAATTCTACTCAAGGTTAGATTTGCGTTGGATCAATATATTAATTTAAGGCCTGTAAAACTATATCCCGGTGTCTGGACTCCGATTAAAGGTAAAGGTCCGGAGGAGATAGACTTTGTTGTTGTGCGGGAGAATACCGAAGGGCTCTATACCGGCTGCGGCGGTTTCCTGAGGAAAGGTACGGATAAAGAGGTAGCAATTCAAGAATCCGTAAATACTAGATTTGGTGTTGAGAGATGTCTTAGGTATGCGTTTGAATATACTATGAAGAGGAATAAGGGTAAAAAGCTTACCCTTTGCGGAAAGACTAATGTCTTAACTTATGCTTTTGATCTCTGGGAGAGGGCTTTTAATGAAGTGGCTAAAGAGTATTCCGAAATTGCTGCTGACTATGCTCATGTAGATGCAATCTGTATGTGGATGGTCAAGAATCCGGAGTGGTTTGATGTTATTGTGACCGACAATATGTTTGGAGATATTATTACGGATTTAGGAGCCATGATTCAGGGTGGTATGGGTATTGCGGCTGGAGGCAACATCAACCCGGAAGGGGTCTCTATGTTTGAGCCTATTGGCGGTTCTGCCCCTAAATATACTGGTCAAAACGTTATTAATCCTCTTGCTGCTATCTCTGCAGGGGCTATGATGCTGGATGTTATCGGAGAGGAAGATGCAGCTTTAAAGATTGAAGAAGCGGTTATGGATATTACAGCCAACAAATTAAAAAGCCTCTCGGCTGGTAAGATGGGTTATTCTACTGCTGAAGTAGGCGATATGGTAGTCGAGTGTTTCTTAAACGGTAAAATAAATTAA
- a CDS encoding aspartate-semialdehyde dehydrogenase, translated as MKEYNVAVCGATGVVGSEMLKVLKERSFPIKKLLPLASERSIGKEIEFKGEKVRVELLKPDAFSGIDYALFSAGSSVSSEIAPEAAKRGVVVIDNSSAFRMDDNVPLVVPEVNPEDAFKHKGIIANPNCSTIQMVVVLKPIDDNFKIKRVVVSTYQSVSGWGKGAVDQLWEEIAKIAGSGKPKADLENRVLPSQIAFNLFPHIDAFSENGYTKEELKMVNETNKIMHGNLSVTATCVRVPVLISHSEAINIELEKNADPDAIREILRSAPGVKVVDDISSDSYPMPLYAAGSDDIFVGRIRRDPTVENGIWLWVVSDNLKKGAALNAVQITELLAQKN; from the coding sequence ATGAAAGAATATAATGTGGCTGTGTGCGGAGCAACCGGCGTAGTCGGCAGTGAGATGCTTAAAGTGCTTAAAGAGAGGAGTTTTCCGATTAAGAAATTACTTCCTCTGGCCTCTGAGCGTTCTATAGGTAAAGAGATTGAGTTTAAAGGTGAAAAAGTAAGAGTTGAGCTTCTCAAACCCGATGCTTTTTCGGGTATAGATTATGCTCTGTTTTCAGCTGGTTCATCTGTAAGCTCTGAGATTGCGCCTGAAGCTGCTAAGAGGGGAGTGGTTGTTATAGATAATTCCTCGGCTTTTAGAATGGATGATAATGTTCCTCTTGTTGTACCTGAAGTAAATCCGGAAGATGCTTTTAAGCATAAAGGGATAATTGCCAATCCTAATTGTTCTACTATACAGATGGTTGTGGTCTTAAAGCCGATAGATGATAATTTTAAGATCAAAAGAGTTGTTGTCTCTACCTATCAGTCTGTATCCGGATGGGGCAAGGGTGCAGTAGATCAGCTCTGGGAAGAGATAGCTAAGATTGCAGGGAGCGGTAAGCCCAAAGCAGATTTAGAAAATAGGGTCTTGCCTTCTCAGATTGCATTCAATCTCTTTCCTCATATAGATGCTTTTTCAGAGAATGGATATACCAAAGAAGAGTTGAAGATGGTCAATGAGACAAATAAGATTATGCATGGGAATCTCTCTGTTACTGCAACATGTGTAAGAGTTCCTGTCTTAATATCCCATAGTGAGGCGATAAATATTGAGCTGGAGAAAAACGCAGATCCTGATGCGATAAGAGAAATCTTAAGAAGTGCTCCAGGAGTAAAGGTTGTCGATGATATATCCAGCGATAGTTACCCGATGCCTCTCTATGCGGCGGGTTCAGATGATATCTTTGTAGGCAGAATAAGGAGAGACCCTACAGTTGAGAATGGAATCTGGCTTTGGGTCGTATCCGATAACCTCAAGAAAGGAGCTGCTTTAAATGCGGTTCAGATTACTGAGCTTCTTGCGCAAAAGAATTAA